In Fimbriimonadia bacterium, the following are encoded in one genomic region:
- the uppP gene encoding undecaprenyl-diphosphatase UppP: MQGVAEFLPISSSAHLILARDVFGWSFGDERANLLFDVVLHVGTMLAVVIFFRKDLLRIFGALLTRSEERRVERRLGWYILLGTVPAALAGVLFEDPIEQFFRQRVDVIISLLAGVGVLMWIADRLGKKRRDMGQVRVWDALLMGVAQATALMPGVSRSGATITTGLALGLRREDAARFSFLLSAPAIVGAALWTLKGVGKMQMVEGAVPLLVAGFLASLAFGMASIAFLLRYLQRHSVLAFTIYRILVAVWLYFALVR; the protein is encoded by the coding sequence ATGCAAGGCGTCGCGGAGTTCTTGCCTATCTCCAGCTCAGCGCATCTGATTCTCGCGCGCGACGTGTTCGGCTGGAGCTTCGGTGACGAGCGCGCAAATCTCCTCTTCGACGTAGTGCTTCACGTCGGCACGATGCTGGCGGTGGTGATCTTCTTCCGAAAGGACCTCTTGCGCATCTTCGGGGCCCTGCTCACCCGCTCCGAGGAGCGACGGGTGGAACGCAGGCTGGGGTGGTACATCCTCTTGGGCACCGTTCCTGCCGCGCTTGCGGGAGTGCTGTTCGAGGACCCTATCGAGCAGTTTTTCAGGCAACGCGTGGACGTGATCATCAGCCTGCTGGCAGGTGTCGGCGTACTGATGTGGATTGCCGACCGACTCGGCAAGAAGCGTCGTGACATGGGGCAAGTGAGAGTGTGGGACGCGCTGCTGATGGGTGTGGCACAGGCCACCGCCCTCATGCCGGGTGTATCTCGTTCGGGCGCGACCATCACGACGGGTCTGGCACTGGGCTTGAGGCGCGAGGATGCCGCGCGGTTCAGCTTCCTGCTCTCGGCCCCCGCCATCGTCGGTGCGGCGCTCTGGACCCTGAAGGGCGTGGGCAAGATGCAGATGGTGGAGGGCGCTGTTCCGCTGTTGGTTGCCGGATTCCTGGCGTCGCTCGCATTCGGCATGGCGAGTATTGCGTTCTTGCTTCGCTACCTACAAAGGCACTCGGTGCTAGCATTTACGATTTACCGCATCCTCGTCGCCGTGTGGCTCTACTTCGCACTGGTGCGGTAG
- a CDS encoding ABC transporter permease yields MNTDTARRAMRALAPLAVLLIVVAVFYAIPPHPAVRLLDLRTILVQTVIVSIAAMGMTFVIVSAGIDLSVGSAIALASVTAALAMDRGLPLSVTILVTLCAGALCGLYNGLLITVLRLPPFIATLGTLGFFRGVAKWISNSRPITAPTEGLDQWVQPIPSQSWLVFAPAVWLMLGLAVIMALALRHSVLGRYAFAIGSNEATARLCGVRVERTKVYIYVLMGLMTGLAGLFQFARLTQGDPTVAVGLELDVIAAVVIGGASLAGGQGSIVGTLVGAFLMSYLRNRCIALGWPNFVQEMIIGHVIIIAVAADQWRLRRMFR; encoded by the coding sequence TTGAACACAGACACGGCGCGTCGTGCGATGCGGGCTCTCGCGCCCCTCGCCGTGCTACTCATCGTAGTCGCTGTGTTCTATGCTATCCCTCCGCATCCCGCCGTCAGGCTGCTCGACCTTCGCACCATCCTCGTGCAGACGGTGATCGTGTCCATCGCAGCGATGGGCATGACGTTCGTAATCGTGAGCGCGGGGATCGACCTATCCGTCGGCTCGGCCATCGCGCTGGCAAGCGTCACCGCGGCGCTAGCGATGGATCGCGGGCTGCCTCTATCAGTTACCATCCTAGTCACGCTCTGCGCTGGAGCGCTGTGTGGGTTGTACAATGGCTTGCTGATCACGGTGTTGCGGTTGCCGCCCTTCATCGCCACGCTCGGCACGCTGGGCTTCTTTCGCGGGGTGGCGAAGTGGATATCGAACAGCCGTCCCATCACGGCACCCACCGAGGGATTGGACCAGTGGGTGCAGCCGATACCTTCGCAGTCGTGGTTGGTGTTCGCGCCCGCAGTCTGGCTGATGTTAGGTCTAGCGGTGATCATGGCTCTCGCACTGCGTCACTCGGTGTTAGGGAGGTATGCGTTCGCTATCGGCTCTAACGAAGCGACCGCGCGGCTATGTGGCGTGCGAGTGGAGCGAACGAAGGTGTACATTTATGTGCTGATGGGCTTGATGACCGGCCTCGCCGGGTTGTTCCAGTTCGCGCGACTCACCCAGGGGGATCCGACGGTTGCAGTGGGTTTGGAACTGGACGTGATCGCCGCGGTCGTGATCGGGGGTGCGTCGCTGGCCGGAGGGCAGGGCTCCATCGTCGGCACGTTGGTCGGTGCGTTCCTGATGTCTTACCTACGGAACCGCTGCATCGCGCTCGGCTGGCCGAACTTCGTGCAGGAAATGATCATCGGGCACGTGATCATCATCGCGGTGGCGGCCGACCAATGGCGCCTCCGCCGCATGTTCCGGTAA